The window GGCTGGGTGTTTTTTATAAGACACCGCCCCCCCACCGCCCCCGCGGGTCGGGGGCGGCGCCGGCCCAGGCGCCGGCTCAGCGCCGCCGCCCGGTACCGGTACCACCATCGCCGCAGTGCCCGCATGCCGCGTCACCCCTCACGGCATGTGTACGAGCTCCGCGCGCACGGTATGAGTGGCCCGGTCGACGTCGCCCGGTTCAGGACCGCCCTCCGCGGAAAGCGTCAGCGCCCGAAGAGCAGCTTGTGCCGCCGCATGCCCACCGACAGCACGATGCCGAGGGCCCACGCGTTGGCGATCAGCGAGGAGCCACCGTACGAGATGAAGGGAAGCGGGATGCCGGTCACGGGCATGATGCCGATGGTCATGCCCACGTTGATGAGCAGCTGGAACATGAGCATCACGCCGACCCCGCCTGAGAAGAGCGCGCCGACGCGGTCGCGGGCCGCGGCCGCGATCGTGAACACGCGCCAGATGAGGAGCACGTGCAGCGTGACCAGCGTGACGGCACCGATGAAGCCCATGTCCTCGCCGACCACTGCGAAGATGAAATCGGTCTGCGACTCCGGAAGATAGTCGTACTGGTTGAGCACGCCGTTGGCCAGGCCCTGCCCCGCGACGCCCCCGGAGCCGATCGCGAGCATGGACTGCCACACGTGATAGCCGGCGCCGAGCTTGTCCGCGCCCGGGTTCAGAAATACGAGCAATCGCTTGATCTGATATTCGTGAATGAAGGGCAGCGCCGACTGCGGGATGATGCCGTGCAGGAACGCGTAGATGACGGCCGCGACGGCCCCCACGCCCGCAGCCCCGAGCGCCACGAGGCGCGTGCCCGGCATGCCGGCCAGGTACCACAGCCCGGCCATGATGGCGAACAGCACGAGCGTGCTGCCCAGGTCCGGCTGCTTCAGCACGAGCGCGGCTGGCGGAAGCACCCACCACGCGGCCAGCGGCAGGCCGGACCACGACCGCAGCAGCCACTCTCGCGGCGCGTAGAAGGAGCCGAGCACCACGATGACGATCACCTTCATGAACTCGGACGGCTGCAGCGTGAACGGCCCGATGTTCACCCAGCGCGCGGCGCCGCGGGAGGACACGCCGGCGACGAGCACCAGCACGAGCAACCCGAGCCCCAACGCATAGAGAGGCCACGCCCAGCGCTGCCACACGTGATAGTCGAGGGAAGCGACGATGACCATCCAGGCCAGGCCCAAGCCGACCCATAGGAGCTGGCGCTCCACGGTGCCCCACGTCG of the Clostridia bacterium genome contains:
- the rodA gene encoding rod shape-determining protein RodA, translating into MAFGVLAIASATKFDLHNRATWGTVERQLLWVGLGLAWMVIVASLDYHVWQRWAWPLYALGLGLLVLVLVAGVSSRGAARWVNIGPFTLQPSEFMKVIVIVVLGSFYAPREWLLRSWSGLPLAAWWVLPPAALVLKQPDLGSTLVLFAIMAGLWYLAGMPGTRLVALGAAGVGAVAAVIYAFLHGIIPQSALPFIHEYQIKRLLVFLNPGADKLGAGYHVWQSMLAIGSGGVAGQGLANGVLNQYDYLPESQTDFIFAVVGEDMGFIGAVTLVTLHVLLIWRVFTIAAAARDRVGALFSGGVGVMLMFQLLINVGMTIGIMPVTGIPLPFISYGGSSLIANAWALGIVLSVGMRRHKLLFGR